Proteins encoded in a region of the Thiohalorhabdus denitrificans genome:
- a CDS encoding FixH family protein: MSTQSETQSSEAHKTRRALRLWILAAVVFATTVLGYSATMVYLAQRDYPGSVVNNYFENYEKFNEYSASLEEQEQLGWQVATSIDSLPTVGNELEIEVFAQDDQGRTIRDGEVLVHFVRNVNSRVDRKVRLGARGDGSYFGRVELPRPGNWTIYTTLRDDGKEYTARRFLWVEEAL, encoded by the coding sequence ATGAGCACCCAGTCCGAGACCCAGAGCTCCGAGGCCCACAAGACCCGGCGGGCCCTGCGGTTGTGGATCCTGGCCGCCGTGGTCTTTGCCACCACGGTGCTGGGCTACAGCGCCACCATGGTCTATCTGGCCCAGCGCGATTATCCGGGCTCGGTGGTGAACAACTACTTCGAGAACTACGAGAAGTTCAACGAATACTCCGCGAGTCTGGAGGAACAGGAGCAGCTGGGCTGGCAGGTGGCCACCAGCATCGACAGCCTGCCCACGGTGGGCAACGAGCTGGAGATCGAGGTCTTTGCCCAGGACGATCAGGGCCGCACCATCCGCGACGGGGAGGTCCTCGTTCACTTCGTGCGCAACGTGAATTCCCGGGTGGACCGCAAGGTGCGCCTGGGCGCCCGGGGCGACGGCAGCTACTTCGGCCGGGTGGAACTGCCCCGGCCCGGCAATTGGACGATCTACACCACCCTTCGCGATGACGGCAAGGAGTACACCGCCCGGCGATTCCTTTGGGTGGAGGAGGCGTTGTAG
- the ccoG gene encoding cytochrome c oxidase accessory protein CcoG, which produces MAEQTEGLYAAHEKVYPQSVHGFFRRMKTAILVVAYAVYFLLPYVRWGDRQAVLFDIPGRQFFLFGLRVAPEDIIWLSGLLFIAAVALFFVTSLAGRVFCGYFCFQTLWSDLFMWIEEKVEGGRSRRIRLDKQPLNADKAIKKTLKHALWLGVALITGITFTLYFADAFQLWYQYLTFQAHVQALFTAGLLTATTYTMAGWAREQVCTYMCPYARFQGAMFDKDTLIVAYDPNRGERSQGRQPPKRGESYEDRVAAGKGDCIDCGYCVKVCPTGIDIREGQQYQCITCGLCIDACNTIMESQGFPQGLIRYTSENELEGGKTHLLRPKILGYAAVLLAATAALGYSIATQSLMDLNVAKVRNPNFILEPDGRIKNVYELRVNNKDQETHRYRLTMEGLAGAEYEIQGGFQELSVDPGANQTVRAYVWVDPDRLESPRSHFTFRAVRTDVSGGGEPESSEASALFYTPEQHL; this is translated from the coding sequence AGGCCTATACGCAGCCCACGAGAAAGTCTATCCCCAGTCCGTGCACGGTTTCTTCCGTCGCATGAAGACCGCCATCCTGGTGGTCGCCTACGCGGTGTACTTCCTCCTGCCCTACGTGCGCTGGGGGGATCGGCAGGCCGTGCTCTTCGATATCCCGGGCCGCCAGTTCTTCCTCTTCGGCCTGCGAGTGGCCCCCGAGGACATCATCTGGCTTTCCGGACTGCTGTTTATCGCCGCGGTGGCCCTGTTCTTCGTAACCAGCCTGGCCGGGCGCGTGTTCTGCGGCTATTTCTGTTTCCAGACCCTGTGGTCCGACCTCTTCATGTGGATCGAGGAGAAGGTGGAAGGGGGCCGCAGCCGGCGGATCCGGCTGGACAAGCAGCCCCTGAACGCCGACAAGGCGATCAAGAAGACCCTCAAGCACGCCCTGTGGCTCGGGGTGGCCCTGATCACGGGCATCACCTTCACCCTGTACTTCGCCGATGCCTTCCAGCTCTGGTACCAGTACCTGACCTTCCAGGCCCACGTGCAGGCCCTTTTCACGGCCGGGCTGCTCACCGCCACCACCTACACCATGGCCGGCTGGGCGCGGGAGCAGGTGTGTACGTACATGTGCCCTTATGCCCGTTTTCAGGGGGCCATGTTCGACAAGGACACTCTCATCGTCGCCTACGACCCCAACCGCGGGGAGCGCTCCCAGGGGCGCCAGCCGCCCAAGCGGGGCGAGAGTTACGAGGACCGCGTAGCGGCGGGCAAGGGCGACTGCATCGATTGCGGCTACTGCGTGAAGGTCTGCCCCACCGGCATCGATATCCGTGAGGGGCAGCAGTACCAGTGCATCACCTGCGGGCTGTGCATTGATGCCTGCAACACGATCATGGAGAGCCAGGGCTTTCCCCAGGGCCTGATCCGCTACACGTCGGAAAACGAGCTCGAGGGCGGCAAGACCCACCTCCTGCGGCCCAAGATCCTGGGGTATGCCGCCGTCCTGTTGGCGGCCACAGCGGCGCTCGGCTACAGCATCGCCACGCAGTCCCTGATGGACCTGAACGTGGCGAAGGTCCGCAATCCCAACTTCATCCTGGAGCCGGACGGCCGGATCAAGAACGTCTACGAGCTCCGGGTGAACAACAAGGACCAGGAGACCCATCGGTACCGGCTAACCATGGAGGGCCTGGCCGGGGCGGAATACGAGATCCAGGGAGGCTTCCAGGAGTTAAGCGTGGACCCGGGAGCCAACCAGACGGTGCGCGCCTACGTCTGGGTGGATCCGGACCGGCTGGAGAGCCCTCGCAGCCATTTCACCTTCCGCGCGGTGCGGACCGACGTTTCCGGAGGCGGGGAGCCGGAGTCCAGCGAGGCCAGCGCCTTGTTCTATACCCCCGAGCAGCACCTTTAG
- the coaE gene encoding dephospho-CoA kinase (Dephospho-CoA kinase (CoaE) performs the final step in coenzyme A biosynthesis.) has product MLLVGLTGGIGSGKSSVSRAFGELGAHVLDADELAREVLAPGSGALDEVVAALGRDLLTAEGQLDRARLAERVFSDDEARSTLEAILHPRINALAHSRAQALGERFPGAVVLYDAALLLESGARDMVDRVAVVDVDPEVQVQRAVARGDRDAEQVRAIMAAQWPRERRLRYADDRIDNNGPWAETEGQVRELMERYRRLAAQEGRGR; this is encoded by the coding sequence ATGCTCCTCGTCGGCCTCACCGGGGGCATCGGCTCCGGGAAGAGCTCGGTGAGCCGGGCCTTCGGCGAGCTGGGGGCCCATGTCCTCGATGCCGACGAGCTGGCCCGGGAGGTGCTGGCCCCCGGCTCCGGGGCCCTGGACGAGGTAGTAGCCGCCCTGGGCCGGGATCTCCTAACGGCGGAAGGGCAGCTGGACCGGGCCCGGCTGGCCGAGCGCGTCTTCTCCGACGACGAGGCCCGTTCCACCTTGGAGGCCATCCTCCACCCGCGAATCAACGCCCTGGCCCACTCCCGGGCGCAGGCCCTCGGCGAACGGTTCCCCGGGGCGGTGGTCCTCTACGACGCCGCCCTGCTGCTGGAATCGGGGGCCCGGGACATGGTGGACCGGGTGGCGGTGGTGGACGTGGACCCCGAGGTGCAGGTCCAGCGGGCCGTCGCCCGGGGGGACCGCGACGCCGAGCAGGTGCGCGCCATCATGGCCGCCCAGTGGCCCCGGGAGCGGCGGCTCCGGTACGCCGACGACCGGATCGACAACAACGGCCCCTGGGCCGAGACCGAGGGGCAGGTGCGGGAGCTCATGGAGCGCTATCGCCGCCTGGCCGCTCAGGAGGGCCGGGGGCGGTGA
- the ccoS gene encoding cbb3-type cytochrome oxidase assembly protein CcoS, which produces METLFALLPIVLVLVGFALAALFWAIKSGQFDDLEGPAYRILHDDDDPRIPFNRQREQGREEAKDGDGEEPRDEDRPSGS; this is translated from the coding sequence ATGGAGACCCTGTTCGCCCTGCTGCCCATTGTGCTGGTGCTGGTGGGGTTCGCCCTCGCGGCCCTGTTCTGGGCCATCAAGAGCGGCCAGTTCGACGACCTGGAAGGTCCCGCCTACCGCATCCTCCACGACGACGACGACCCGCGCATCCCCTTCAACCGCCAGCGGGAACAAGGCAGGGAAGAGGCGAAAGACGGCGATGGGGAGGAGCCGCGGGACGAGGACCGCCCTTCCGGATCTTGA
- the zapD gene encoding cell division protein ZapD, translating to MAPGDAAEHVYEFPLSGTMAGLLELEAVVRTLEEARHWEVPVFQHMAAARLAGYLGEIAPEGLETGLIRETRRWTEYLGDLAARPGADTDKVQRLRSGLDQLADRLPRDWPAYFQALEEDPWIAAYRASLRPDAEPDVRLGSAAWAASPDAADRFDRWLELLGPVRTAGETILRLLRDSLQREELRLDGEGHTLEWDRAPISGLVEVRVLGAPSLPSFEPGPTGVRVGLHTSDRLAVSPEPVDVVLGWFTL from the coding sequence ATGGCTCCGGGCGACGCCGCAGAGCACGTCTACGAATTCCCCCTGAGCGGGACCATGGCCGGCCTTCTGGAACTGGAGGCCGTGGTCCGGACCCTGGAGGAGGCCCGCCACTGGGAGGTGCCCGTCTTCCAGCACATGGCGGCCGCGCGCCTGGCCGGGTACCTGGGGGAGATCGCCCCCGAGGGGCTGGAGACGGGCCTCATCCGGGAGACCCGGCGGTGGACCGAGTATTTGGGGGATCTCGCCGCCCGGCCCGGGGCCGACACCGACAAGGTGCAACGCCTCCGCAGCGGGCTTGACCAGCTCGCCGATCGCCTGCCGCGTGATTGGCCCGCGTACTTCCAGGCCCTGGAGGAGGATCCCTGGATCGCGGCCTACCGGGCCTCTCTGCGCCCGGACGCGGAGCCCGACGTCCGGCTCGGAAGCGCGGCCTGGGCGGCCTCGCCCGATGCCGCCGACCGCTTCGACCGCTGGCTGGAGCTACTGGGCCCCGTGCGCACCGCCGGGGAGACCATCCTGCGCCTGCTGCGCGATTCCCTGCAGCGCGAGGAGCTCCGGCTGGACGGCGAGGGCCATACCCTGGAATGGGACCGGGCGCCCATCAGCGGGCTGGTGGAGGTCCGGGTGCTCGGGGCCCCGTCCCTGCCGTCCTTCGAGCCCGGCCCCACCGGGGTGCGGGTCGGCCTGCATACCTCCGACCGCCTCGCCGTCTCCCCGGAGCCGGTGGACGTGGTCCTGGGCTGGTTTACCCTGTAG
- a CDS encoding class 1 fructose-bisphosphatase: MDIGTTLTHFLLEEERKYNDASGEFTRLMSDLTTAIRAISSAVNRAGIEDVLGQAGATNVQGEEQKKLDVLANTLILQSMEAMGHVAGLASEEMDEPYAIPAGYPKGKYLLVFDPLDGSSNIDVNISVGTIFSILKAPRPGVDATVEDFLQAGAEQVAAGYTVYGGCTQLIYSTGNGVHAFTLDPHVGEFVLANQDLKIPHETAEYAINASNRRFWEPAIQQYVQDCEEGKDGPCGKNFNMRWVGSMVADFHRILMRGGVFLYPRDLKKPEQPGKLRLLYEANPMGFLAEQAGGACTDGMRRMLDIQPESLHQRVPVVIGSKEEVDRVREYYEKYGSA; this comes from the coding sequence ATGGATATCGGCACGACGCTGACGCACTTCCTCCTGGAGGAGGAACGCAAGTACAACGACGCCTCCGGGGAGTTCACCCGGCTGATGAGCGACCTGACCACGGCCATCCGGGCCATCTCCAGCGCGGTGAACCGCGCCGGGATCGAGGACGTGCTCGGCCAGGCCGGGGCCACCAACGTCCAGGGCGAGGAGCAGAAGAAGCTGGATGTGCTCGCCAATACCCTGATCCTCCAGTCCATGGAAGCCATGGGCCACGTGGCGGGCCTAGCCTCGGAGGAGATGGACGAGCCCTACGCCATCCCCGCCGGCTACCCCAAGGGCAAGTACCTGCTGGTCTTCGACCCCCTGGACGGCTCCAGCAACATCGACGTCAACATCAGCGTCGGCACCATCTTCTCCATCCTCAAGGCCCCGCGGCCGGGGGTGGACGCCACCGTGGAGGACTTCCTCCAGGCGGGCGCCGAGCAGGTGGCCGCGGGCTACACGGTCTACGGCGGCTGCACCCAGCTGATCTACTCCACCGGCAACGGCGTGCACGCCTTCACCCTGGATCCCCACGTCGGCGAGTTCGTCCTCGCCAACCAGGACCTCAAGATCCCCCACGAGACCGCCGAGTACGCCATCAACGCCAGCAACCGGCGGTTCTGGGAGCCGGCCATCCAACAGTACGTGCAGGACTGCGAGGAGGGCAAGGACGGCCCCTGCGGCAAGAACTTCAACATGCGCTGGGTGGGGTCCATGGTGGCCGATTTCCACCGCATCCTCATGCGCGGCGGTGTGTTCCTGTACCCCCGCGACCTGAAGAAGCCCGAGCAGCCCGGCAAGCTGCGCCTGCTCTACGAGGCCAACCCCATGGGCTTCCTGGCCGAGCAGGCCGGCGGCGCCTGCACGGACGGCATGCGGCGGATGCTGGACATCCAGCCCGAATCCCTCCACCAGCGGGTGCCGGTGGTCATCGGCTCCAAGGAGGAGGTGGACCGGGTGCGGGAATACTACGAGAAGTACGGAAGCGCCTAG
- a CDS encoding prepilin peptidase, with product MSPETGLLVAATGLLGLIVGSFLNVVAHRLPRAASIVRPASACPECGHRLSPWENIPLLSYLILRGRCRGCGSPISATYPLTELAAGILGAVTAWVIGPVWTLGPALVFTWLLLVLTRIDLDLQLLPNRLTLPLGALGLLYALAAAFLALPAVPPGAPGAPPSLLAAGLGALLGYGLLFLAGWAYQRATGREGLGGGDLKLLGALGAWIGPVAVLLTLFLAALMGSLIGGLLILLRGGDRHLAIPFGPFLAAGGWILFLWKDAIIRWYFALSGLSG from the coding sequence ATGAGCCCCGAAACCGGTCTTCTCGTTGCCGCCACCGGCCTGCTGGGCCTGATCGTGGGCAGCTTCCTGAACGTGGTGGCCCACCGCCTGCCTCGCGCGGCCTCCATCGTCCGTCCCGCCTCCGCCTGCCCAGAGTGTGGCCACCGCCTGAGCCCCTGGGAGAACATCCCCCTGCTCAGCTACCTGATCCTGCGCGGCCGCTGCCGGGGCTGCGGGTCCCCCATCTCGGCGACCTACCCGCTTACCGAGCTGGCCGCCGGCATCCTCGGCGCGGTGACAGCCTGGGTCATCGGGCCGGTCTGGACCCTGGGCCCCGCCCTGGTGTTCACCTGGCTTCTGCTGGTGCTGACCCGTATCGACCTGGACCTGCAGCTCCTGCCGAACCGGCTCACCCTGCCGCTGGGCGCCCTGGGGCTGCTGTACGCGCTGGCCGCCGCCTTCCTCGCGCTTCCCGCCGTCCCGCCCGGCGCCCCGGGGGCCCCGCCGAGCCTGCTGGCCGCCGGCCTGGGGGCCCTGCTCGGGTACGGGCTGCTGTTCCTGGCGGGCTGGGCCTACCAGCGGGCCACCGGCCGGGAGGGGCTCGGCGGGGGCGACCTCAAGCTGCTGGGCGCCCTCGGCGCCTGGATCGGGCCCGTGGCGGTTCTGCTCACCTTGTTCCTGGCGGCCCTGATGGGTAGCCTAATCGGTGGCCTGCTGATCCTCCTGCGGGGGGGCGACAGGCACTTGGCCATCCCCTTCGGGCCCTTCCTGGCGGCCGGCGGATGGATCCTGTTCCTCTGGAAGGATGCGATTATCCGATGGTATTTCGCCTTGTCGGGATTATCGGGCTGA
- a CDS encoding heavy metal translocating P-type ATPase, whose translation MPSSAAGCFHCGLPVPGGDPWRGTVAGEEASFCCAGCRAVAEAIDRAGLVDYYQQRTAFPERPEEAVPAELGGAELLDREEVQRSFVRDDGAAREASLILEGITCAACIWLNERQLQQTPGILDAQVNYTTHRARVRWDPERITLSQILQRIGAIGYTAHPYDPERQEAAIARERRDLLKRIGVAAMGAVQLMMIAVGIYAADFYPIDERFLEFFRWISFALAVPVVAYSARPFFTGAWSSLRRGQGSMDIPVALALGLTFAASSWATVSGRGDVYFETMAMFVLFLLTSRYLEMNARKRAAEANEELSKLVPNMARRLEADGGTAWVPVGDLQSGDRVRVVPGETIPVDGTVAEGHSDVNESALTGEQTPVHRGPGETVLGGTTNGEGPLTIQVERVGEETFMSGVLRLLEDAQAARPRIARQAERASRWFVWALLATATVVGAAWWVYDPERAFWIVVALLIVTCPCALALATPTALVVATGELAKRGVLAARGEALETLSEVTRVVFDKTGTLTRGRLRLSAWKGHPGALKRAAALEQASEHPVAAALVGAADDPGEPGERLENFPGRGVSGHLEGRRYWVGAYGWVAEQAGAAPEVLAAEATRMDGRGETVVGLASETGWEAVFGIADEPRPEARATVAALRERGWAVSMVTGDSEAAAGSLARQAGIGEVHARQRPEDKLDLVRAWQRQGEVVAVVGDGLNDGPVLAGADVSFAMGAGVQAARASADFILLSNRLERLPEVAHIGEAALRNIRQNLKLSFGYNALVVPLAALGWVAPWMAAILMPASSLMVVGNALRLRGLGRQRARAAARAPAPVPHA comes from the coding sequence GTGCCCTCTTCCGCGGCGGGGTGCTTCCATTGCGGGCTTCCGGTCCCCGGGGGCGACCCGTGGCGGGGAACCGTTGCCGGGGAGGAGGCCTCCTTCTGCTGCGCCGGCTGCCGGGCCGTTGCCGAGGCCATTGACCGCGCCGGGCTGGTGGATTACTACCAACAGCGCACGGCCTTCCCGGAGCGCCCCGAGGAGGCCGTCCCCGCGGAGCTGGGCGGTGCCGAGCTCCTCGACCGCGAGGAGGTGCAGCGCAGCTTCGTACGCGACGATGGAGCGGCGCGCGAGGCCTCGCTGATCCTGGAGGGGATCACCTGCGCCGCCTGCATCTGGCTGAACGAGCGCCAGCTGCAGCAGACCCCAGGCATCCTCGATGCGCAGGTGAACTACACCACCCATCGGGCACGGGTCCGCTGGGATCCGGAGCGCATCACCCTCTCCCAGATCCTGCAGCGCATCGGCGCCATCGGCTACACCGCCCACCCCTACGATCCCGAGCGCCAAGAGGCGGCCATCGCCCGCGAGCGCCGCGACCTCCTCAAGCGCATCGGCGTGGCCGCCATGGGCGCGGTGCAGCTCATGATGATCGCGGTGGGCATTTACGCCGCCGACTTCTACCCCATCGACGAGCGCTTCCTGGAATTCTTCCGCTGGATCTCCTTCGCCTTGGCGGTACCGGTGGTGGCCTATTCCGCCCGGCCCTTCTTCACGGGGGCCTGGTCGAGCCTGCGGCGCGGGCAGGGCAGCATGGACATCCCGGTGGCGCTGGCCCTGGGGCTGACCTTCGCCGCCTCCTCCTGGGCCACGGTCTCCGGGCGGGGGGACGTGTATTTCGAGACCATGGCCATGTTCGTCCTCTTCCTCCTCACCAGCCGCTACCTGGAGATGAACGCCCGCAAGCGGGCCGCCGAGGCCAACGAGGAGCTTTCCAAGCTGGTGCCCAACATGGCCCGGCGCCTGGAAGCGGACGGCGGCACCGCATGGGTGCCGGTGGGCGATCTGCAAAGCGGCGACCGGGTGCGCGTGGTGCCGGGGGAGACCATCCCGGTGGACGGCACCGTCGCCGAGGGGCACTCGGACGTGAACGAGTCGGCCCTCACCGGGGAGCAGACCCCCGTGCACCGCGGCCCGGGCGAGACCGTGCTCGGCGGCACCACCAACGGCGAGGGGCCGCTCACCATCCAGGTGGAGCGGGTGGGCGAGGAGACGTTCATGTCCGGGGTCCTGCGCCTGTTGGAGGACGCCCAGGCGGCCCGCCCGCGGATCGCCCGGCAGGCCGAGCGGGCCTCGCGCTGGTTCGTCTGGGCCCTGTTGGCCACGGCGACGGTGGTGGGCGCGGCCTGGTGGGTCTACGACCCGGAGCGGGCCTTCTGGATCGTGGTCGCCCTGCTCATCGTCACCTGCCCGTGCGCCCTGGCCCTGGCCACCCCCACGGCCCTGGTGGTGGCCACCGGCGAGTTGGCTAAACGGGGTGTCCTGGCCGCCCGGGGTGAGGCCCTGGAGACCCTCTCCGAGGTCACCCGGGTGGTCTTCGACAAGACGGGGACCCTGACCCGGGGCCGTCTGCGGCTCAGCGCCTGGAAGGGCCACCCCGGGGCCCTGAAGCGGGCGGCCGCCCTGGAGCAGGCCTCGGAGCATCCGGTGGCCGCAGCCCTGGTGGGCGCCGCGGACGATCCCGGGGAGCCGGGCGAGCGGCTGGAGAACTTCCCGGGACGGGGAGTGAGCGGCCACCTGGAGGGCCGCCGGTACTGGGTGGGGGCCTACGGCTGGGTGGCGGAACAGGCGGGCGCCGCCCCGGAGGTCCTAGCCGCCGAGGCCACCCGCATGGACGGCCGTGGCGAGACCGTGGTGGGGCTGGCCAGCGAGACGGGCTGGGAGGCGGTGTTCGGCATCGCTGATGAGCCCCGGCCCGAGGCGCGTGCCACTGTCGCGGCGCTGCGGGAGCGCGGCTGGGCGGTGAGCATGGTCACCGGCGACAGCGAGGCGGCGGCAGGTAGTCTGGCGCGCCAGGCCGGGATCGGGGAGGTGCACGCCCGGCAGCGGCCCGAGGACAAGCTGGACCTGGTGCGGGCCTGGCAACGGCAGGGCGAGGTGGTGGCGGTGGTGGGCGACGGCCTGAACGACGGCCCGGTGCTGGCCGGGGCGGACGTCTCCTTCGCTATGGGCGCGGGGGTTCAGGCGGCCCGTGCATCGGCCGACTTCATCCTGCTGTCCAACCGCCTGGAGCGCCTCCCCGAGGTGGCCCACATCGGAGAGGCGGCCCTGCGCAACATCCGGCAGAACCTGAAGCTGTCCTTCGGCTACAACGCCCTGGTGGTCCCCCTGGCGGCCCTGGGCTGGGTGGCCCCCTGGATGGCCGCTATCCTCATGCCCGCCTCGAGCCTGATGGTGGTGGGCAATGCCCTGCGCCTGCGAGGGCTGGGACGGCAACGGGCCCGGGCCGCGGCTCGGGCCCCCGCCCCGGTCCCCCACGCCTAA
- a CDS encoding sigma-54-dependent transcriptional regulator has product MNPVLLIVDDEPSIRELIGLTVEPLGFEVREAGTLAEARQALAEEAPDLILTDLRLPDGNGMALVEESAALRPAPAVAVITAYGTPESAVEAMRAGAYDYLSKPIDTNRLRALAQHGLRLTQAASAEPEELDSDLVGQSATMDAVRSRVARVARSEAPVLITGESGTGKELVARSIHKASLRARHPFVPVNCAAIPEHLIESELFGYHKGAFTGAATNKKGLFQEAEGGTLFLDEVGDLGLSVQANLLRALQERAIRPLGATREIPVDVRILAATNKDLEEEVEAGRFREDLYYRLDVLQIHLPALREHPEDIPEIATALLARRFRRRDDPPPPILSPGALDRLRAMPLRGNVRELENILERAVSLTDGDTIPAENVQGGRERAASEAEAAEEAAAATETPMGGGFQLDHHLAEVERGLIRQALEATGGNKTAAAHRLGVSLRSLRYRIQKLGME; this is encoded by the coding sequence GTGAATCCGGTCCTGCTCATAGTGGATGACGAGCCCTCCATACGGGAGCTCATCGGCCTCACCGTGGAGCCGCTCGGCTTCGAGGTGCGCGAGGCCGGGACTCTCGCCGAGGCCCGGCAGGCGCTCGCTGAGGAGGCCCCGGACCTGATCCTCACCGACCTGCGGCTGCCCGACGGCAACGGCATGGCCCTGGTGGAGGAGAGCGCCGCGCTGCGTCCGGCGCCGGCGGTGGCAGTGATAACCGCCTATGGCACCCCGGAGAGCGCCGTGGAGGCAATGCGGGCCGGGGCCTACGACTACCTGTCCAAGCCCATCGACACCAACCGGCTGCGCGCCTTGGCCCAGCACGGCCTGCGCCTTACCCAGGCGGCGAGCGCCGAGCCGGAAGAGCTGGACTCGGACCTAGTGGGCCAGAGCGCCACCATGGATGCCGTGCGCTCCCGCGTGGCACGGGTGGCGCGCAGCGAGGCCCCGGTGCTGATCACCGGCGAAAGCGGCACCGGCAAGGAGCTGGTAGCCCGCTCCATCCACAAGGCCAGCCTGCGGGCCCGCCATCCCTTCGTCCCGGTGAACTGCGCCGCCATCCCCGAGCACCTCATCGAGAGCGAGCTGTTCGGCTACCACAAGGGGGCCTTCACTGGCGCCGCCACAAACAAGAAGGGCCTGTTCCAGGAGGCGGAAGGGGGCACCCTGTTCCTGGACGAGGTGGGGGACCTGGGCCTGTCCGTGCAGGCCAACCTGCTGCGCGCCCTCCAGGAGCGGGCCATCCGGCCCCTGGGGGCCACCCGCGAGATCCCGGTGGACGTGCGCATCCTCGCCGCCACCAACAAGGACCTAGAAGAGGAAGTGGAGGCGGGCCGCTTCCGGGAGGACCTGTACTACCGCCTGGACGTGCTGCAGATCCACCTTCCCGCCCTCCGCGAGCACCCGGAGGACATCCCCGAGATCGCCACAGCCCTGCTCGCCCGCCGTTTCCGCCGCCGGGACGATCCGCCGCCACCCATCCTGAGCCCGGGGGCCCTGGACAGGCTGCGGGCCATGCCTCTGCGCGGCAACGTCCGCGAGCTGGAGAACATCCTGGAGCGGGCGGTAAGCCTGACCGACGGCGACACCATCCCCGCCGAGAACGTCCAGGGCGGCCGCGAGCGCGCCGCCTCGGAGGCGGAAGCGGCGGAGGAAGCCGCCGCCGCGACGGAAACCCCCATGGGCGGGGGGTTCCAGCTCGACCACCACCTGGCAGAGGTGGAGCGCGGCCTGATCCGTCAGGCCCTGGAGGCCACCGGCGGCAACAAGACCGCCGCCGCCCACCGGCTGGGGGTGAGCCTGCGCTCCCTGCGCTACCGCATCCAGAAGCTGGGGATGGAATGA
- a CDS encoding ATP-binding cassette domain-containing protein, with protein sequence MSGLALEDVSLGPLGGVRLALGSGEVGWAQGATGSGKTLLLYLAAGLALPEEGRVILNGSAPEPDRVAMLFQNPDYQLLAPSVEADVGMNARSPEDAEATLELAGCRSFRDRAPESLTPGQRRRVALAGVLAAAPDLALLDLPFAGLGREEAERLWRSCRQRLVNAGATVLVTGEPVGEAANDAIWEVEQWLRATPQSTSTNSP encoded by the coding sequence GTGAGCGGTCTGGCCCTGGAGGACGTCTCCCTGGGTCCCTTGGGCGGGGTGCGCCTCGCCCTGGGGTCCGGCGAGGTGGGCTGGGCCCAGGGGGCCACCGGTAGCGGCAAGACCCTGCTCCTCTACCTGGCGGCGGGTCTGGCGCTCCCGGAGGAGGGCAGGGTGATTCTGAACGGGTCGGCCCCGGAACCGGACCGGGTCGCCATGCTCTTCCAGAACCCCGACTACCAGCTTCTCGCCCCGAGCGTCGAGGCGGACGTCGGCATGAACGCCCGCTCCCCCGAGGATGCGGAGGCGACCCTGGAGCTGGCCGGTTGCCGGTCGTTCCGGGACCGGGCCCCGGAATCCCTCACCCCCGGGCAGCGGCGACGGGTGGCCTTGGCGGGGGTACTGGCCGCCGCGCCCGATCTGGCCCTCCTTGACCTGCCCTTCGCCGGCCTGGGCCGGGAGGAGGCCGAGCGCCTCTGGCGCAGCTGCCGGCAGCGGCTGGTGAACGCCGGGGCCACTGTGCTGGTCACGGGGGAGCCCGTGGGGGAGGCCGCAAACGATGCCATCTGGGAGGTGGAGCAATGGCTCCGGGCGACGCCGCAGAGCACGTCTACGAATTCCCCCTGA